From one bacterium genomic stretch:
- a CDS encoding type II secretion system protein translates to MKKQGFTPTPNPRLASKSSLAIRRSRLSASVSVNRQPNKGLVWGFTLIELLVVLTIIGIIASVALVSMQSVRTKARDSRRLTDIRQSMLALELYYDDHLEYPEKGAVGIIDDSPLSIVPYLDPMPKDPGNTPPACLPEGYRWWGNTGQTQKYCLWACLESGAFFAASPKGTRAMENPPSGLDCW, encoded by the coding sequence ATGAAAAAACAAGGATTTACCCCCACACCAAACCCGCGTTTAGCTAGTAAATCTTCATTGGCCATAAGGCGAAGCCGCCTATCGGCTTCAGTTAGTGTAAACAGACAGCCTAATAAAGGTTTGGTGTGGGGGTTTACCCTAATTGAGCTATTAGTGGTTCTGACCATCATCGGCATTATCGCTTCGGTAGCTTTGGTGTCGATGCAATCTGTCAGGACAAAAGCCAGGGATTCAAGGAGGCTGACAGACATCAGGCAGTCAATGCTGGCTTTGGAGCTCTATTACGACGATCATCTGGAATATCCGGAAAAAGGGGCCGTTGGCATAATTGATGATTCCCCCTTGAGCATTGTTCCCTATTTAGATCCAATGCCGAAAGACCCGGGCAATACTCCTCCTGCTTGTTTGCCTGAAGGCTACCGGTGGTGGGGAAATACCGGCCAGACGCAAAAGTACTGCCTTTGGGCCTGTCTTGAATCGGGTGCCTTTTTTGCCGCTTCTCCCAAGGGGACCAGGGCCATGGAAAATCCCCCTTCCGGGCTTGACTGCTGGTGA